The Mercurialis annua linkage group LG2, ddMerAnnu1.2, whole genome shotgun sequence genome contains a region encoding:
- the LOC126667321 gene encoding transcription factor MYB36, producing the protein MGRAPCCDKANVKKGPWSPEEDAKLKAFIEQSGTGGNWIALPQKIGLKRCGKSCRLRWLNYLRPNIKHGGFSEEEDNIICSLYISIGSRWSIIAAQLPGRTDNDIKNYWNTRLKKKLLGRRKQANNMHRLSDTTQSDSNRVEDTSSSSISLSNSALERLQLHMQLQTLQNPFTNLCNNPTLWPKLHPLQEKLLLQSMAETSNSLMQQFMPNTQQLSLLDHHNYPKVDNPTVNGTVVNSNSLVPFNNCGNKATDSNMGVSLQSDAAIQPVLTFQAELEDYLSNKICGYVGQEDQITEFDCFKEMNNSSKDSLMWWSNVYETKSGSSNSWDSSSGLQSEGMFQDYEYNL; encoded by the exons ATGGGCAGAGCTCCTTGTTGTGATAAAGCAAATGTGAAAAAAGGACCATGGTCACCTGAAGAAGATGCTAAACTCAAAGCTTTTATTGAACAATCTGGTACTGGTGGTAACTGGATCGCTCTTCCTCAAAAAATtg GGCTGAAGAGATGTGGAAAAAGTTGCAGATTGAGATGGTTGAATTACTTGAGACCTAACATCAAACATGGTGGATTCTCTGAGGAAGAAGACAATATCATCTGCAGCCTCTATATTAGTATTGGCAGCAG GTGGTCAATAATTGCAGCTCAATTACCAGGAAGAACAGATAATGATATTAAGAACTACTGGAACACAAGGTTGAAGAAGAAGCTACTCGGAAGACGAAAACAAGCGAATAACATGCATCGGCTATCGGATACTACTCAATCGGATTCGAATCGTGTTGAAGATACTTCTTCGTCTTCGATTTCCTTAAGCAACTCAGCTCTTGAAAGGCTTCAGCTTCATATGCAACTTCAAACCCTTCAAAACCCATTTACTAACTTATGCAACAATCCTACACTATGGCCTAAGTTGCATCCTCTTCAGGAAAAACTTCTCCTTCAATCTATGGCTGAAACATCTAATTCTCTTATGCAACAATTTATGCCTAATACTCAACAATTATCACTTCTTGATCATCACAATTACCCGAAAGTCGATAATCCTACAGTGAATGGTACTGTAGTGAATTCAAATAGCTTAGTTCCATTCAACAATTGTGGCAATAAAGCGACGGACTCAAATATGGGAGTCAGCCTGCAATCTGATGCAGCAATTCAGCCTGTTTTGACATTCCAGGCCGAGCTTGAGGATTATCTGAGTAACAAAATATGTGGGTATGTGGGACAAGAAGATCAGATTACTGAGTTTGATTGTTTTAAGGAAATGAATAATAGTTCAAAGGACAGCTTAATGTGGTGGTCTAATGTGTATGAGACAAAGTCAGGATCATCTAATTCTTGGGATTCGAGTTCTGGTCTTCAGTCTGAAGGGATGTTTCAGGATTATGAATATAATTTGTAA